The Thamnophis elegans isolate rThaEle1 chromosome Z, rThaEle1.pri, whole genome shotgun sequence genome contains a region encoding:
- the LOC116522545 gene encoding titin homolog — protein MEPEEGRKEDNAGNERLNEESTEGAEPLLLKAAELEGQDGEILGDGELNQGREAVSGEDGNYTEGMAEPELREVKMGEKSSLRELKSNAESKELGGGESEEKEHEEIGIVEESRTLEMDEKVDLAKSEDQREKEVHAYTEGKADYPHNLEKAEVFILDQKDSEGGTEKEIVETTEIQKEDNDLSRLGQGGNLEITEEGKDVAADATSVDQKQTEESVELGEEQNKVYIKAEDEEIAGVEQSLIARETETSVETQEKPEQALENLREPGEITGKRDATMADEEATTLHQTKVDKLVEGSLGESGKPVGEQPLTVVEAKAEYFPVVVETEEVRIGKLTTEEVVIIPVEDETKDLMETSEEVMGEKDLAAMEAVAVVEVENLVDISETQMGKEDMALIVESREKTMEELIAEKDVEVTEAPESISGIREEIPTQIQDKRSKEKTESEMIEEKKVEDLTQPEQKPKEQEEKGEQLDSAGMIDKVETGELEMALAINQNEMMESVKPSQEKAEIAVMDTVGEKLPAQEKILIWSPELERPGVDSRLYSGISRSYKQEDKLSRELIAELVRIGQGRRDLSLGQVALLEASIKLTGELEKLGSEEQSHKVKGKIIIGLAGLRQGPIKVTPRRTIRSAGGYRRVLAQVAPGLIVTGLRKPDGKRLTKQDHLQLYKRALEQRETRSAEQGRFGVSKRSDDAMVFMGYRIGRERMSCLSEAEQRMMKIKLPKLEEIGGKPAIEQGEVPKQKQEVRKEKIQEINGNEDEWHQLEELPTAWLGRPLTRGYTAAQQSSGWTAGIRPGHVRISRSLRAAIKKRINLMVMGESATKSAAQRLEPLNFGMRRRMLELTSKSDKVHWLNEILKPKPPGFQLGVADQKVHEEGSPNLMTERQSPGLFTRKKELKDWRDGVMGIAIRRYNAMRLAMWGEGPIGLHVKGRKLTEDSYGPASRSDKVSSILGQVERRVLTMAQQVTNEKIPGLEVGGKSLAELLKQDMELARSKKGEKISR, from the coding sequence ATGGAGCCCGAGGAGGGACGTAAAGAAGATAATGCTGGAAATGAGAGGCTGAATGAAGAGTCCACGGAGGGGGCAGAACCATtacttctgaaggcagctgagttaGAGGGGCAGGATGGGGAAATTTTGGGGGACGGTGAATTAAATCAAGGAAGAGAAGCAGTGTCAGGTGAGGATGGAAATTATACTGAGGGTATGGCAGAACCAGAGCTCAGGGAAGTAAAAATGGGAGAGAAATCAAGTCTCAGGGAGCTGAAAAGTAATGCAGAATCTAAGGAATTGGGAGGAGGAGAATCAGAAGAAAAGGAGCATGAAGAAATCGGGATTGTTGAAGAGAGTAGAACTCTAGAAATGGATGAAAAAGTTGATTTGGCAAAATCAGAGGATCAGAGGGAGAAAGAAGTTCATGCATATACTGAAGGAAAGGCTGATTATCCACACAACCTGGAGAAGGCTGAAGTATTCATTTTAGACCAGAAGGATTCAGAGGGAGGGACTGAAAAAGAGATTGTTGAAACCACAGAGATTCAGAAAGAGGATAATGATTTGTCAAGATTGGGTCAGGGAGGCAATTTAGAGATAACTGAAGAGGGAAAAGATGTAGCAGCAGATGCAACATCAGTAGATCAGAAACAGACTGAAGAATCAGTAGAATTAGGTGAGGAACAAAATAAGGTATACATCAAAGCTGAGGATGAGGAAATAGCTGGAGTAGAGCAGAGTTTAATTGCACGTGAAACAGAAACATCAGTAGAAACCCAGGAAAAACCTGAGCAGGCATTGGAAAATCTCAGGGAACCTGGAGAGATTACTGGAAAGAGAGATGCAACAATGGCTGATGAAGAAGCAACAACACTGCATCAAACAAAGGTTGACAAGTTAGTTGAGGGAAGTCTGGGAGAAAGTGGGAAACCAGTGGGAGAGCAACCATTAACAGTGGTTGAAGCTAAAGCGGAATATTTCCCAGTAGTTGTAGAGACAGAGGAGGTGAGAATTGGGAAACTGACTACAGAAGAAGTTGTGATTATACCAGTTGAAGATGAAACTAAGGATTTGATGGAGACAAGTGAAGAAGTAATGGGTGAGAAAGATTTAGCTGCCATGGAAGCTGTAGCAGTAGTTGAGGTTGAAAATTTGGTGGACATTAGTGAAACACAGATGGGAAAGGAGGATATGGCACTAATTGTAGAATCAAGGGAAAAGACTATGGAAGAGTTGATTGCAGAGAAAGATGTAGAAGTAACAGAAGCACCAGAGAGTATAAGTGGAATACGAGAAGAAATACCTACGCAAATTCAGGATAAGAGAAGTAAAGAAAAGACTGAATCAGAGATGATTGAAGAGAAAAAAGTTGAAGATTTAACACAACCAGAACAAAAGccaaaagaacaagaagaaaaaggcGAACAATTGGATTCAGCTGGCATGATTGATAAAGTGGAAACTGGAGAATTAGAGATGGCATTAGCAATTAATCAGAATGAAATGATGGAAAGCGTGAAGCCATCTCAGGAAAAGGCAGAGATTGCTGTCATGGATACTGTGGGAGAAAAATTACCAGCCCAAGAAAAGATTTTAATCTGGAGTCCAGAATTGGAAAGACCAGGGGTAGACTCCAGGTTATATTCAGGGATATCCAGATCGTATAAGCAAGAGGATAAACTAAGCCGAGAACTTATTGCAGAATTGGTAAGAATTGGCCAGGGAAGAAGAGATTTGAGCTTAGGTCAAGTAGCATTATTAGAAGCAAGCATAAAGCTCACTGGAGAATTAGAAAAGTTGGGTAGTGAAGAACAAAGTCACAAAGTGAAAGGTAAAATAATTATAGGCTTGGCAGGGCTAAGACAAGGACCAATTAAAGTAACACCGCGTAGGACCATTCGGTCAGCAGGAGGCTATCGTAGAGTGTTGGCACAAGTAGCTCCAGGATTAATTGTAACCGGTTTAAGGAAACCTGACGGAAAGAGACTAACAAAACAAGATCATTTACAGTTGTACAAGAGGGCATTAGAACAAAGGGAGACACGATCAGCTGAACAGGGACGTTTTGGAGTAAGCAAGAGGTCAGATGATGCAATGGTCTTCATGGGTTACCGAATTGGGCGGGAAAGAATGTCTTGTTTGTCAGAGGCAGAGCAGAGAATGATGAAAATTAAGCTGCCTAAATTAGAGGAGATTGGGGGAAAGCCTGCAATAGAACAGGGAGAGGTACCAAAGCAGAAACAGGAAGTGAGAAAGGAAAAGATACAAGAGATTAATGGCAATGAAGACGAATGGCATCAACTAGAGGAACTGCCAACAGCATGGCTTGGTAGACCATTGACACGAGGTTATACGGCAGCACAACAAAGTTCTGGGTGGACTGCAGGCATAAGGCCAGGACATGTGCGTATTTCAAGGTCACTTCGGgcagcaataaaaaaaagaattaacttGATGGTGATGGGTGAGAGTGCAACAAAATCAGCAGCACAAAGGCTTGAGCCATTAAATTTTGGAATGAGAAGAAGGATGTTAGAGCTTACAAGCAAGTCTGACAAAGTGCATTGGTTAAATGAGATATTGAAGCCAAAGCCACCAGGTTTTCAACTTGGTGTTGCAGATCAGAAGGTTCATGAAGAAGGAAGTCCTAACCTGATGACTGAAAGGCAAAGTCCTGGTTTGTTTACAAGGAAAAAAGAACTAAAAGATTGGAGGGATGGGGTGATGGGAATAGCAATCAGGAGATACAATGCAATGCGACTCGCTATGTGGGGTGAAGGCCCAATTGGTTTGCACGTAAAGGGGAGGAAGTTAACTGAGGATTCATATGGTCCTGCAAGTCGCTCCGATAAGGTGAGTTCCATTTTGGGGCAAGTTGAAAGGAGAGTGTTAACAATGGCACAGCAGGTaacaaatgagaaaataccagGTTTGGAAGTGGGCGGAAAAAGTCTGGCTGAGCTACTGAAGCAGGATATGGAGTTAGCAAGGTCAAAGAAAGGTGAGAAAATTTCAAGGTAA